A genomic segment from Neodiprion lecontei isolate iyNeoLeco1 chromosome 1, iyNeoLeco1.1, whole genome shotgun sequence encodes:
- the LOC107225147 gene encoding insulin-like growth factor-binding protein complex acid labile subunit, whose product MLLRALTIVWIAIGGIRSDVFDPPDPLELTDKSDLKYRPWDAEDASNTTWISLEGMGITQLGSSMFQLNIPNLKWLRMDNNRIQRIPDDSFKFFPNLTYLSLAGCDIQNIEPSAFRNLDSLKILDLDRNQLQYLSVGLYWLINLHMLERLYLRNSNVQTFSMADTNTLKHLHLSGNRLSIFETPVSTELTHLYLDNNRLSYISLGNFKSLVYLNVANNQFGSIKTCSTSHYPRRGYNSYNSNNDLKTVCLNRAPALQYLLLSHNQISMIETDVFLDIKTLVEVDLNNNQISRIHAGIFNNLLRIEYILLDSNKITDVNYHAFVNLPNLKMISLKYNKITDIDEDAFTKLNSSANEVSLFLDHNQIRILRRGSFRGIEGLKYIGLSNNKIRTISSQAFVDLPNLASIVIEDQSQSLDQRSSDSYNPYSNIQPRPKLEDLGLIESDAFFNLSNLTSIILRRNLFTVIESRAFHDLPKLRTLDLSDNNIQILSSEVFVDLPELESLSLKGNEISAITEEAFGKLNSTANKVSLFLDSNNIHTLNTGSFRGIKGLNHIGLSHNEIKTISTQAFVDLPNLASILIEDQVADQSPTPMPFSTTEGFFDDYEDRLNQGFLEPAEAFKLRGPTPKEIGLIESDAFSNLSNLACITIRRNSFAVIESQAFHVLPALTTLDLSFNGIRRLSSGAFDDLPKIERLDLRNNLISVINEDTFTDLNSKADAFHLQLDNNQIRTLSSGSFRGIKALNAIGFGGNRIKTILSQAFVDLPNLESIVIEYQPNDLIDERTFIASDAFLNLSNVTSITIRGNTFHEIKARAFHDLPELTELNLSENRIEILSSKAFLDVPKLENLYLHRNFIPEIEPNTFPKQLRNLDLSWNPICKNFSCWDVEELDQLTQLDLSGIIDRFMIDEFADLPRNLTVVVGQAERCP is encoded by the coding sequence atgTTACTGCGAGCCTTGACCATTGTTTGGATCGCGATCGGTGGAATACGTTCGGACGTCTTCGATCCCCCCGATCCCCTGGAATTAACGGACAAATCCGATCTGAAATACAGACCCTGGGATGCCGAGGACGCGTCTAATACAACATGGATTTCTCTGGAAGGAATGGGGATCACACAATTGGGATCGTCGATGTTCCAACTCAATATTCCTAATTTGAAGTGGCTGAGGATGGACAATAATCGAATCCAGAGGATACCTGACGatagtttcaagttttttccaAACTTGACTTACCTCAGTTTGGCGGGCTGCGACATCCAAAATATTGAACCTTCCGCCTTTCGTAATCTTGacagtttaaaaattcttGATCTTGACAGGAATCAGTTACAATATCTCAGTGTAGGACTTTATTGGCTCATTAATTTGCACATGCTGGAACGTTTATATTTGAGAAATTCCAATGTGCAGACTTTCTCAATGGCGGACACGAATACCCTGAAACATCTTCACTTATCTGGAAACcgattatcaatttttgaaacccCTGTTTCAACAGAGTTGACGCATCTGTACCTTGACAATAACCGATTGAGTTACATCTCATTAGGGAACTTCAAATCGCTTGTCTATCTAAATGTAGCTAACAACCAATTTGGAAGCATTAAAACTTGCTCAACGTCGCATTATCCCCGTCGTGGTTATAATTCATACAACAGCAATAATGACCTAAAAACCGTGTGTCTCAATCGCGCTCCAGCTCTGCAATATCTCTTGCTTTCGCATAATCAAATATCTATGATCGAGACGGACGTTTTCCTAGACATTAAAACCCTGGTTGAAGTAGATCTTAATAATAATCAGATCAGTCGAATCCACGCGGGTATATTCAATAACCTCTTGCGCATTGAATACATTTTGTTGGACTCAAACAAGATTACGGATGTCAATTATCACGCGTTTGTTAACTTGcctaatttgaaaatgatatcgttgaaatataacaaaattacCGATATCGACGAAGACGCGTTCACCAAACTTAATTCAAGCGCCAATGAAGTTTCCCTGTTTTTAGACCACAACCAAATACGTATTTTGAGGAGAGGTTCTTTCCGGGGTATTGAGGGGCTGAAATATATAGGTCTCAGTAATAACAAAATACGAACCATCTCGTCACAGGCCTTCGTTGATCTTCCCAACCTGGCAAGTATAGTGATAGAAGATCAATCCCAATCTCTCGATCAGCGTTCGTCTGATTCATACAATCCATACTCTAATATACAACCAAGACCGAAGCTGGAAGATTTGGGGTTGATAGAGTCGGATGCATTTTTTAATCTGTCCAATCTGACTTCAATCATACTTCGTCGAAATTTGTTCACTGTCATAGAGTCTCGGGCGTTCCACGACCTGCCAAAATTAAGAACATTAGACTTGTCTGACAACAACATTCAGATTCTATCCTCTGAAGTATTCGTCGATCTTCCTGAACTCGAAAGCTTGAGTCTTAAAGGCAATGAAATCAGTGCGATAACTGAAGAAGCATTCGGCAAGTTGAATTCAACTGCGAATAAAGTTTCCTTGTTTCTCGATAGCAATAATATACACACGTTAAACACGGGCTCGTTTCGCGGTATCAAAGGTTTGAATCACATCGGTCTTAGCCACAACGAAATAAAAACCATCTCGACACAGGCCTTCGTAGATCTTCCGAATCTTGCGAGCATACTAATCGAAGATCAAGTGGCTGATCAGAGTCCAACACCAATGCCATTTTCGACAACAGAGGGATTTTTCGATGATTACGAAGACCGGTTAAACCAAGGGTTCCTCGAACCGGCTGAAGCCTTCAAATTGCGAGGACCAACGCCGAAAGAAATAGGGTTGATAGAGTCAGACGCATTCTCGAACCTATCAAATCTAGCTTGTATCACGATTCGACGCAATTCATTCGCCGTTATCGAATCTCAGGCGTTCCACGTGCTGCCGGCTTTGACAACGCTGGATCTGTCTTTTAATGGCATAAGACGTCTCTCCTCCGGAGCTTTTGACGATCttccaaaaattgaaagattgGATCTGAGAAACAACCTGATCAGCGTCATAAACGAGGATACTTTTACCGATCTGAATTCAAAAGCGGATGCGTTTCATTTGCAATTGGACAACAACCAAATACGCACTTTGAGCAGCGGCTCATTCCGCGGCATCAAAGCTTTGAATGCTATTGGCTTCGGCggtaatagaataaaaacaattctctCACAAGCTTTCGTCGATCTTCCGAATCTCGAGAGTATAGTGATTGAATATCAACCGAACGACCTTATTGACGAGCGCACCTTTATAGCATCGGACGCGTTTTTGAATCTTTCAAATGTAACCTCGATCACCATTCGAGGTAATACATTCCATGAAATAAAAGCTCGGGCCTTCCACGACCTTCCGGAATTAACCGAGCTGAACTTGTCGGAGAATCgcattgaaattttatcatccaaAGCATTTTTGGACGTTCCcaaattggaaaatttgtaCCTCCatagaaattttatacctGAAATCGAACCTAATACTTTTCCTAAACAGTTACGGAATCTGGATTTATCGTGGAATCCGATTTGCAAAAACTTTAGCTGCTGGGACGTTGAAGAACTTGACCAGCTTACGCAACTTGATCTTTCGGGGATAATTGATAGATTCATGATCGATGAATTTGCCGACTTGCCGAGGAATCTAACAGTCGTAGTCGGGCAGGCAGAAAGATGTccgtga